In a genomic window of Erigeron canadensis isolate Cc75 chromosome 5, C_canadensis_v1, whole genome shotgun sequence:
- the LOC122601619 gene encoding TMV resistance protein N-like, which yields MASTSASSVQKCSFKYDVFISFRGKDTRKNFVDHLYHALHHKSIHTYKDDERIKKGKTFSDELITAIHDSRFYVIVFSKNYASSSRCLDELVQIMEECHKAAFHTAYPVF from the coding sequence ATGGCGTCTACTTCAGCTTCCTCCGTTCAGAAGTGCAGCTTCAAGTACGATGTGTTTATAAGTTTTAGAGGTAAAGATACGCGTAAGAATTTTGTTGATCATCTTTATCATGCTCTTCACCATAAAAGCATTCATACTTACAAAGATGATGAGAGGATTAAGAAAGGGAAAACCTTCAGTGATGAGCTCATCACAGCCATCCATGACTCGAGGTTCTACGTCATTGTTTTTTCCAAGAACTATGCGTCTTCATCACGGTGTTTGGATGAGCTTGTCCAGATCATGGAGGAGTGCCACAAGGCAGCCTTCCATACTGCTTACCCGGTCTTCTAA
- the LOC122601618 gene encoding TMV resistance protein N-like: MESRVKGVVSALETGSDDVLMIGIKGMGGAGKTTLARAVFDHISIQFDGQSFVENVREVSKASLSGLKKLQKQVLSDVLNEKGIKVSNVHEGKKMMKNKMRARKVLVVLDDVDNIEQLEALAGEPNWFKPGSRIIITTRDEQVLVSHRVYLIRDANLLLDDEAVCLFSRYAFGKEIPIQGYEELSRQVVGYASGLPLTIRVLGSFLCGKDEPEWEDAIDRLKTIPLRETLEKLELSYISLEEDYKEIFLDVACILKGWRKDKAVEVLESCGFHARNGLRVLEQKSLITTKYGYLGMHDHIEEMGKNIVRRLHPSEPSRHSRLWIQEEIADILANDLGTEATRCITLKMTTKNFCVETFIKGLGKMKNLRVLDMDMSGSGDPREIDMVMYGSGYGTNAREVPGLCLPNALRYFRWDLYPFESLMKSFQEDHLVGLFLFECEFKQFWNCGERKVELSYALTSLMIPNIETISLKECYSFGELNMPFECSKLKTINLEYCSELRTLKLAPTPNLETLILAGCHNLLELHTPFRCPKLKTLDLSDCEILRTLKLAPTPNLEKFILAGCHNLLELHMPFRCPKLKALDLNCSKLWTLEFCPTLDIETLSIQEPDLLELHMPNECPNLKSLSVNSSKLRTLKLGSTPNLETLSLVRCPDLTEVHMPFRCPKLKALNLNCSKLRTLEFCPTLDIETLSIQEPDLLELHMPNCPSLKSLNVNYSKLRTLNLGSAPDLETLSLEGCHSLLELHIPICCPKL; this comes from the exons ATGGAGTCCCGGGTAAAGGGTGTTGTATCAGCTTTGGAAACGGGTTCTGATGACGTTCTCATGATAGGGATCAAAGGGATGGGAGGGGCCGGGAAGACAACTTTGGCCAGAGCTGTTTTTGATCACATCTCCATTCAGTTCGATGGTCAAAGCTTCGTTGAGAATGTAAGGGAAGTTTCTAAAGCTTCTTTATCTGGTTTGAAGAAACTGCAAAAACAGGTCCTTTCAGATGTCTTAAATGAAAAAGGAATCAAAGTAAGTAATGTTCATGAAGggaaaaaaatgatgaaaaataagatGCGTGCTCGAAAAGTTCTTGTTGTTCTCGATGATGTGGATAATATCGAACAGCTTGAGGCATTAGCCGGTGAGCCTAATTGGTTTAAGCCGGGAAGTAGAATTATCATTACAACCAGAGACGAGCAAGTGCTGGTTTCACACCGAGTATATTTGATTCGTGATGCCAATCTGTTATTGGATGACGAAGCTGTTTGCCTCTTCAGTAGGTACGCTTTTGGAAAAGAGATTCCGATTCAGGGGTATGAAGAACTATCGCGACAAGTGGTAGGTTATGCTTCCGGTCTTCCCTTAACCATTAGAGTTTTGGGCTCCTTTCTTTGTGGTAAAGATGAGCCTGAATGGGAAGATGCCATTGACAGACTAAAAACGATTCCCTTGAGGGAAACTCTTGAGAAATTGGAATTGAGCTATATTAGTTTAGAAGAGGATTACAAAGAAATATTCCTAGATGTTGCATGCATATTGAAAGGGTGGAGAAAAGATAAAGCAGTTGAAGTGCTTGAAAGCTGTGGATTTCATGCTAGAAATGGCTTGAGAGTTCTTGAGCAAAAATCTCTCATTACTACTAAATATGGCTACTTGGGCATGCATGACCATATTGAAGAAATGGGCAAAAATATTGTTCGTCGTTTGCACCCGAGTGAGCCTAGTAGACATAGCCGATTGTGGATTCAAGAGGAAATTGCAGATATACTGGCTAATGATTTG GGTACTGAAGCAACAAGATGTATAACATTGAAAATGACCACTAAGAATTTCTGTGTAGAGACTTTTATCAAAGGTcttggaaaaatgaaaaatcttaGAGTTCTTGATATGGACATGTCTGGAAGCGGAGATCCTAGAGAAATTGATATGGTCATGTATGGAAGCGGATATGGTACCAACGCCAGAGAAGTACCTGGTCTATGCTTACCAAATGCTTTACGATATTTCAGATGGGACCTTTACCCTTTCGAGTCCTTAATGAAATCATTTCAAGAGGACCATCTTGTTGGACTTTTCCTATTTGAATGTGAATTTAAACAATTTTGGAATTGTGGAGAAAGAAAGGTAGAATTATCTTATGCGCTTACTAGTTT GATGATTCCAAATATTGAAACGATAAGTCTCAAAGAATGTTATAGTTTCGGAGAACTTAACATGCCCTTCGAATGTTCAAAGCTCAAAACCATCAACCTTGAATATTGCAGCGAGCTGAGAACCCTTAAGCTTGCGCCCACTCCAAATCTCGAGACATTAATTCTTGCAGGATGTCATAATTTATTAGAACTTCACACGCCTTTCCGGTGTCCAAAGCTCAAAACCCTCGACCTTAGCGATTGTGAGATTTTGAGGACCCTAAAGCTTGCGCCCACTCCAAATCTCGAGAAATTCATTCTTGCAGGATGTCATAATTTATTAGAACTTCACATGCCTTTCCGATGTCCAAAACTCAAAGCCCTCGATCTTAACTGCTCAAAGTTATGGACCCTTGAATTTTGTCCAACTTTGGATATAGAGACATTAAGTATACAAGAACCTGATTTGTTAGAACTTCACATGCCCAATGAGTGTCCAAACCTCAAATCCCTCAGTGTCAACTCTTCAAAGTTAAGGACCCTTAAACTTGGGTCGACTCCGAACCTTGAGACATTAAGTCTTGTAAGATGTCCTGATTTAACAGAAGTTCACATGCCTTTCCGGTGTCCAAAACTCAAAGCCCTCAATCTTAACTGCTCAAAGTTAAGGACCCTTGAATTTTGTCCAACTTTGGATATAGAGACATTAAGTATACAAGAACCTGATTTGTTAGAACTTCACATGCCCAATTGTCCAAGCCTCAAATCCCTCAATGTTAACTATTCAAAGTTGAGGACTCTTAACCTTGGGTCAGCTCCGGATCTTGAGACGTTAAGTCTTGAAGGATGTCATAGTTTATTGGAACTTCACATACCCATATGTTGTCCAAAGCTATAA
- the LOC122601617 gene encoding disease resistance protein Roq1-like, with protein MASTSASSDHKSFKYDVFISFRGEDTRKNFVDHLYHALMQKSIHTYKDDVRITKGKRISDELITSIQDSRFYVIVFSKNYASSSWCLDELVQIMEECHKSTFHTAYPVFYDVEPTEIRKQSGSVGEAFSKHENQDPSAAKWRQALKEAADLAGWELKNTLDGLMYRHEAKFIQKVVEEISLDLRFID; from the exons ATGGCCTCTACTTCGGCATCATCCGATCACAAGAGCTTCAAGTACGATGTGTTTATAAGCTTTAGAGGCGAAGATACTCGTAAGAACTTCGTTGATCATCTTTACCATGCTCTTATGCAAAAAAGCATTCATACTTATAAAGATGATGTCAGAATCACTAAAGGCAAAAGAATCAGTGATGAGCTCATCACTTCCATCCAAGACTCGAGGTTCTACGTCATAGTTTTCTCCAAGAACTATGCATCCTCGTCATGGTGTCTGGATGAGCTTGTGCAGATCATGGAGGAGTGCCACAAGTCAACCTTCCATACTGCTTACCCTGTCTTCTATGACGTGGAACCCACCGAGATCCGGAAACAAAGTGGGTCGGTCGGAGAAGCCTTTAGCAAACATGAAAACCAAGATCCCTCTGCTGCCAAATGGAGACAAGCATTGAAAGAAGCGGCTGATCTGGCTGGCTGGGAGTTGAAGAACACTCTTGATGG tttaatgtaCAGGCATGAAGctaaatttattcaaaaagttGTCGAAGAGATTTCACTAGATTTACGTTTCATTGAT